The Brassica napus cultivar Da-Ae chromosome C7, Da-Ae, whole genome shotgun sequence genome has a segment encoding these proteins:
- the BNAC07G44100D gene encoding uncharacterized protein BNAC07G44100D, translating into MLKRHCSKAILHRIIPRSLMSASSDPFLLRSIGNRLGGDFVHRLDPVRFYNDRTGLFKVYKGGKHNGLASRSCFDSSHKKADQKARALHLLHRRRLLHGLESERGGTTDIANGRGLPSNTTRLQGNDKIVVAVDVDEVLGNFVSALNRFIADRYLSNHTVSEYHVYEFFKIWNCSRNEADIRVHEFFKTSYFKKGIHPLPGAHKTLHKLSRYCELSVVTSRQNAIKDHTLEWLDMHFPGLFKQIHFGNHFALHGESKPKSEICRSFGAEVLIDDNPRYAEECANIGMKVLLFDYENSYPWSKTESVDRHPLVTRVHNWEEVEQHILSLVVSKC; encoded by the exons ATGTCTGCTTCTTCCGATCCATTTCTTCTCCGATCAATCGGGAACCGATTGGGTGGAGATTTCGTTCACAGGCTCGATCCCGTTAGATTTTACAACGACAGAACTGGCTTGTTCAAGGTTTACAAAGGCGGAAAGCACAATGGGTTAGCCTCAAGAAGCTGTTTTGATTCTTCTCACAAGAAGGCTGATCAAAAGGCTCGAGCTTTACATCTGTTGCATCGCCGGCGGCTTCTACATGGATTGGAATCTGAACGCGGCGGAACCACCGACATAGCGAATGGCCGTGGTCTGCCTAGTAACACGACGAGGCTTCAAGGGAATGATAAGATTGTTGTGGCTGTTGACGTAGATGAGG TTCTTGGAAACTTTGTCTCGGCCCTAAACAGGTTCATTGCGGATCGCTATTTGTCAAACCATACAGTCTCAGAATACCATGTCTACGAGTTCTTCAAG ATATGGAACTGCTCTCGGAATGAAG CTGACATACGTGTTCATGAATTCTTTAAGACATCATATTTCAAGAAAGGGATCCATCCTCTTCCAGGCGCCCATAAGACTCTTCACAAGCTCTCAAGATATTGCGAGCTTTCAGTTGTGAC GTCCCGGCAGAATGCGATAAAGGATCACACACTTGAGTGGCTCGACATGCATTTTCCAGGACTGTTTAAACAGATTCATTTCGGAAACCATTTTGCTCTTCATGGAGAGTCTAAACCCAAGTCTGAAATCTGCAG ATCATTTGGAGCAGAGGTGTTGATTGACGACAACCCGAGATATGCAGAGGAATGCGCTAACATAGGAATGAAGGTTCTCCTCTTTGACTATGAAAACTCATACCCTTGGTCTAAAACTGAGTCTGTGGATAGACATCCTTTGGTTACTAGAGTTCATAACTGGGAAGAAGTGGAGCAGCATATTCTCTCATTGGTAGTATCAAAGTGTTGA